The Halorubrum salinarum region CGGTTCGCCGTCAACTGAAGGGTCAATATTGAGCGTGCTCACGGGCCGCTCTTTGACCTCGTCGGCGAAGGGCTTGTAGTAGAAAGCACGACGGACGCGACCAAGCGGGGACTCGTGGTCATCATCGTCAAACCAGAGGTGGGCAAGGGCGAACACGCCCGGACGAGGACCGGCATCGTGGTCAGTTACATTCGTGTAGAGGAATTCTCGTTCTTCGGGCGGGTCATTAAAGAAGTCCTCAGCGTACTCGAAGTCTTCCGCAGTCAGGTCATAATCCTCGTTCAGTTCTCGCTTCAAAAGGTACCGCTCGAACGCAGCGTGTTCATTACTCCCAGCATTGCGGAGGAGCGGATTCTTGCTCGTGTCGTCAAGTTCATTCACGTCGTCAATTTCACGGGACTTCTGGAGAGAGTCCTCGATCTCGTCCACCTGTAATTCCCCGATAGTCTTCTCCGTGTCTACACCTGTCTTTTCAAGAATCTGGTCTTCGTTCGGATCGAGGATGTTGTTCTCCTTTCCGACGATGAGCGCAATATCGTTGATCTTTGCCTGTAGGCGTTTCAGGAGCTTAATCGCCGCCTCGATGTCGCCGTCCGGGTAGAAGTTGTGGACGTGTTTCTCGGCGGTACTCCCGATCCGGTCGACTCGCCCGACACGCTGGACAATCCGCATCGGGTTCCACGGCAGGTCGTAATTGACCACAACATGAACGTCCTGAAGATTAACCCCTTCACTCAGCGTGTCAGTGGCCACTACGTACTGTAGCTCTGAGTCCCCCGATTCGGCGAGCGTTTGCTGGTAGCCTGACGCCTCGGGAGCAAAGCGTTGAATGATGTCCTGCTTATTCTCGTCACCACCCTTGACGACGGCACTGTTCGCCTCTGTGAGTGGGGAATCCTCGTTGTCACAGAGGGTTCGATAGACGTAGTCTGCAGTTGCTCGATACTGCGTGAAGATGAGCACCTTCTGATCGTGATTCGTGAGGACATCTGCAAGTCGGTCGATCTTCGGATCGCGGAACTCGCGGAGTGAAAAGACGGCCTCGTAAAAGTCGCGTGTGGCGGGGTCGACTTCGCTCAGGTCACTATTCGGGTAGAGAATCGGATTCATCTCCTCTTCGGGAATATCTGGGAGGACACCAGCGTCGTGGTCAGCGAGCCATTGCCGCGTGGAAACTGCATAATCGCTCACATCACCCGCATCACGGGCGACATCACCGATGAACTGCGAGAGGAAATACGAGAGAAGGGTAAGGTCCTCCCTGATGTACGTCTTCACCTCGCCGATGGTGGCGTCCGCCAGTTCATCTCCCTCAGTATCAGCTCCTTCTTCCGATTGAATAGCGGCGGTATCGAACCCGAATTCTTCGAGTGTTTGTTCGAGATCTTCAGCAGCGTCGGCTCCTTCGACAAAGTCACTGAGTTCAGAGTCATCCCCCTCCCGAACAGTTCGGAGCATATCGATGTCTTCGTCCTCGGGGAGTTCACCAAGAAGGCCGAGAAGCTGGCGTTCGCTCTGATGCAGCGTCTCGATCGACTGGACGAACGCGTACGTTGAGGACTCAAGCCGTTTGAGGAGGTTCAGCTTGTAGAGGGCTTTCAGCGTGCTCCCTGCTTTCGGGTTTTTGACTGTGATGTGAGGAAGGTGGAGGGCGTCCATCACGTCGGGAAGCATCCGATATATTGGCTGGTAGGCCGCCGGCAGGGAGTACTGTTGCTTGTTGAGTTTCGGCGGCTTGAAGCTCATCTCGAAGTCTTCGCTGTCCTGAATCTGATCTTTGACGTGCTTGCGCGTCCGGAGAACCATCACTTCGTTCAGGATATTCGAAATCTCAGAGGAGTGTCGCTGTAGCTGCTCGGTGATTTCTTGCTGTTCGTCGTCGCCGACCTCCTCTTTCCCGGATGCGATGCGTTTTCGCGTCTCCGAGAGTTCGATATATTCGTCGAACGCATCAAAGTCGAGTGACGCCTTGTTCCGAAGTTCCTCCGGGCTGGTGAACAAGCTGATGAGGTTCTTTAGGTCGGTAGCGCTGTTATTGATCGGGGTCGCGGTCAGCATAATCATCGTCTTTCCGCGAAGCTGCCTGAGATTCGCGTGTCGTCGCGTCCCCTTGTAGTCATCATCGTGGTCCGGATTCGGTCGCCACTTCCCGTAGTTCCGGAACCGATGAGCCTCGTCGATAAGCAGGACGTCGAACTCGTCTTTGAGGTCCTGCACCTCGTCGTAGGAGAGATTCTGGAACTTGCTGATACTCATCACGTCAAGGTGTGTGCCGTCTACCTCTAACCCGAAGTACGGATTGCCGTCTTCGTCAGTGTCGTTCTGGAGTAGGTCTTCCCACTGATCAGTCAGGTTGGCCGGGACAATGAGGAGACAGTGGTCGCCACGTTGGCGGTAGTCGTGGAGGAGTTCACCGCCAATAAATGATTTCCCCAGGCCGACCGAGTCGGAGACGATGCACCCGTTGAACTGTGAGAGCTTTTCCTTTGCACTCTCGTACCCGAGCTTCTGGAAGTAGTACAGTGGGCTGTCACGGATGTTGACGTTCCCACTCAGTTCGTCGTAGGCAAGCAGCTTGTAGAGCTCGAACGGTTCGAGATACGTGCCCAGCTCCTCGGATGACGTCTCCTGGTCGGACTCGTCCTCCTGCTGTTCCTTCCAGTCCTGGTACTCCTCGCTGTTCTCGATGATTCGGATGATCTCCTCACTGAACTCCTCGGCGTTGGCCCACTGGTTGTCGTACCACTCCTCGAACGCTTCGGCCTTGTGTCGATCCTGACTCGTGAGGTTCAGCTCGATGTTGTTCTGGTGGCCGCTCTTGGTGAAGTTCGAGGAGCCGACAACTGTAGCGCATGGGCGGGTGTCTTCATCCTCGTCTTGTCCCCAATCTTCGTCATCTTCGAGTGGCGCTCGAAATGAGGCACCCTTTGCGTGGAAGTAACCGTTTTCGGGATTTCGCACACGGACGCTCACCTCGCCTTCGGCGATAAAGTCTCGTAGCCGGTCTAGTCGGCCAATTTGAGCGTTATTCAGCTCCGAGATGCTTTCTCTCACCTCTCTTTTGAGCTCCTCTTTGAGATTCTGCCCCTCACCGATTTCGTCAGCAGTTCCCCTATTCGTCTGACGACCCATCAAGATCCGAAGTGGAGCGTGGCCGAGTTCCTCGGGGTCAGCCAGATTCTCAAGGTCTTCCCTGTAGAGGTCGAATCCTGAGAGATAAAAGTACCCAGTTGCGATACGGCCCTCCTCAATCTGGGGAATAATCCGCTTGTAAGCGTCTTCTAATGTTCTGTTGGCGTTATCGACAAGCGGAGGAAGTGAGAGCATCGTAATGCCGAGATGTATTCAGTACGCTAACTTAGTGTTTAGTGACCACGGGATAGGGCTACCGAGTCAATTACGTCCGAACCGGTCATATTGGCCGAAGATCTCGCCAGCGAACGTCGACAGTTTCGCCATTATCCAGTTCCACTTTGAAAAGATAGCTCTCTCGTTCATCACCAGTTACTGTCCCTGCCTCATCAGGAATGATCTCAGTAACCATTCCTTGACGACTATGAAGCCGCTCATGGTCCGGATCCGTCTCATCTGGAATATCTATGCGAACACGATCTCCCGTATCAAATCGTTTCATAGCTAAGGTGATTGAGCTAGCTCCGATTGGAAACCATACAATCCCGGTCCTGAAGATAATCACGAAGGCGGGCGAAGGTATCCGCGCAGCTTTCTGAAGAATCACGGAAAACAGCGGGAGTCGAAAGCGTCTCCCAATCTCCAATTAACACGAGACGTTTCTTTGCGCGGGTAATGGCTACGTTGAGCCGCTTTCGTGCGGTCTGAGGTGGAGACTCAAGGAATCCAGAATCGCTCTCGGTATTCGACCGAGTAAAAGAGACAATTATCACCTCTCGTTGGCCACCTTGGAACTTATCAATAGTCTCCACGTCGACACTATTGTACTCAAGGCCCTCGATACTGTTAACGAGTTCAGACCGAATGACCTCTCGCTGATCACTATACCCAGTGATCACGCCAATATCACTCGCATCAACATCATGATTCAGTGCCCTCTGAACCTGGGCCACTACATACTGTGCTTCGGTTGGATTGTGGTAGGAGTTCGAGCTGGAATTTTGAGCTTCGCCACTATTGTCATCGATTGCAAGGAGAGGCGAGAGGCCATCAATAGTTGCTGTCCGGTTGTCTTCGCCGTGTTCTAATCGCCCATCATAGAACTCCTGGCTCGCGAATTCGGCAATCGATTCATGCATTCTATACTGACGGTAAAGCGTCTGGGCGAGATCCTCTCCATAGACATCAAGGAGTCGCTCAAATAGAGACGCGTGTAGCCCCCGGTCGCGCATTTCTGGATCCGATACGAACGGGGGGAGCTGTCTGTGGTCGCCAGCCAGGATAGTCCGGTACCCAACTGAACGAAGACGGCCATGGTCGGTTTCCTCAACACGGTTCCCCCATCCGAATGGAACAGCCGTTGCAGGTCCGGATGCCTGCGTCGCTTCGTCAATCACTACAAGGTCCAAGTTCACATCGTCTCGATCGTCAAGAACTGCCGCCGTATTTGTTGTTGATGCGATAATATTGGGACTCCCGATATTCGAATCCAGTCGGCTGGTGGGAGTATAGTAACGAGAGGCGACAAATGAATCGACATCTTGGCGGGAACTACCTATACGAACCATCGAAATTTCACGGAGTTCATCCTCGGCACTGAACCGTTGGACGATTCGATGAAGGGAGGCTTCATCAGGGACCTCGGTTGTGCTTTCACCTGCGACGATGTTGTCGACAGCTTGGTTCGAGTGAGCACAGACGAGAACAGTATCTCCGTTTTCGACCGCGTGCTCGATTATCGTGACCAACGTTCGCGTCTTTCCAGTACCTGGAGGTCCGTGAATACAGAACACGTCGTCTGCGCAAAGCGCATCGACCGCTGCTCGCTCTTGATAAGTATTCAACTCGAGGTCGGGAATGAAATCCAGATCGAGTGGAGAACTGAAATCGATATTCGAGTCCCCTCGAAGGAGCGATTCGGATCGCTCGCTCAATTGTTTGAATGCTTCGTACTCCCGACGTTCTGCCACTCCTTTTTCCACCACCCGGAGCGTGACCTGTCCAACTTCGCTAAGATCTACGCTCTCCCGGTTATAGGTTCCAAAGCCGTCATCGATGACAATAGATCTTCCATCGATTCGAGTGATAATCCCATCCAAAACTGCGGTACCACCATAATCATCTTCCCATAGAAGAGCGACCGTATTTCCTTCATAGATGTCGTATACATCCTCCACAGGTTCGTACATACGTCCGAGCGACTCTGACGACGGAAGATCAACGTTACAAGTTATCGTAGAAGGTCCCCTGTGGATATCGGTTGATCTGACCACTCCCCCTCCAGAACGGTCGACATCTACACCGTGACCAACGATAGTATCTAAGTCCCCTTGATGTTGGGACAAAAGCTCAGTTCGGACAAATTCGAGCGTCTCATCAACGAAAGTAGAGTACTCGTCATCACTCATCGGGGACTCAGCGCTAATTGGGTTTGGTCGATACGGAGGACGGTCGTCTAGAACATCAGATAGGAGGTCGTCCGGGTTTGAAAATCGTCGATCCCAGAAACGGAGCCGATACAGTAAGCCGGAACGTGAGGCGTTGTCATATTCAATAAAATCTGGAGCCTCATTATCTGTGTTATAATACTGAAGCGAATGACCGTATTCATCTTCAGTGTATAATACGTATTCGCCAGTTAATGATGCGGACTCAGGTTCATGAACTGGTAACAGGACAGCATCACCTCTGACCAAACCCCGTCGGCGAAATACAGCAATTAAGTGGTCTAAAGCTACTGCAGGATCATCTGGGTTCCACCTTTCCTCTTCCTGCACTTCTACGTCCGATAGACGTACCTGCCCACTAGGGTCCGATTCGAATTGGGACTTTTTCTGCTCCAGATACGTCGCCATTAGAAATCTGGTACAGACTCCTGGTTAAAAAAGCCCCCTTGACGATGGGGAGATACCGCTAGAAAGGAATTCGTCAATGTTTCCGGAACTACTGTTTCCGGAAAAGAGTATGAATAGAACGATAACCGCACGGCAAAGAGAGCCAAGATATTATCAGCATTCGTTTCCGGAAACGACCCGGGCAGATTTTTAATACTAGCTGAAGAAGCCGTCTACCAGATATAGATGATCCGCGATGCTCGCGTTCTCCGTGCGGGGTTCGTTCCTCGGGAAGTTGAGCATCGCGACGCCGAGGTCAACCACCTCTCCAGCGTTCTCGAGCCCATCACGAACGGAGAACCCGCCGACACCGCTATCGTCACCGGACCCAGCGGAACCGGGAAGACGTGCATCTCGAAGTTCGTCACGGAACGACTTCGAGAAGAGGTCCTCGACGTCGAGGCCATCTACGTCAACTGCTGGCGTAACTACACCCGATTTCGGACGCTCTACCAGATCCTCGACGACCTCGGCGCGACCATCGACATCCACCGGCAGTCGACGCCCCACGACGAACTCGTCGATCGCCTCCAGCAGCATGACGGCCCGCGAACCGTCGTCATCCTCGACGAGGTCGACCAGCTCGAAGACCCCAGCGTCATCTACGACCTCCACAGCCTCCCGCAGTTCGCGATCATCTGCATCGCGAACAAGGAAGAGGAGCTGTTCAGCCGCGTCGACGACCGCCTCGTGAGCCGCCTGCGCTCCAGCGAACACGTCCGGATGGACAAGTACCACGACGAGCAGCTGTACGACATTCTGAGTGCGCGGGCGAAGTGGGGACTCGATGAGGACGTCATCACCGACGACCAGCTCTACCGGATCGCCGACGCGGCCGCCGGCGACGCCCGCCTCGCAATCGGCATCCTCCGAACAGCCGCCGGCAAGGCCGATCGCGAGAACCACGAGCGCATCACCGACGATATTCTCCTGGACGCCGCCGAGGATGCTCGGGCCCAGATCAAGCAGAAGAGCCTCGACTCGCTCACGCCGCACCAGCGCGTCGTCTACGACATCGTTCGCGAGCACGGCCCAGTCGGGCCGAGCGAGATTCACGAGCGCTATACCGAGGACGTCGATGATCCGCGGACGAAGCGGACTATCCGCACGTACCTCTCGAAAATGGAGCAGTACAACCTCCTCGAGGCGGAAGGAACGAGTCGGGACCGAGAGTACTCGCTCGTCGATTCAGCGGCGGCGTCGCCGATGCAGTAACGGTGACCCCGTCAGCTATCAGGAACTGAACTCGCCGAGGCCCGATTGCTCGTGGTCCAGTGGCTCGATGACCTGGGGATCGTCGTTGCCGGGGTTGTTGACCCGCGTCGAAATCTCGTAGGCGTCCAGATCGTCCTTCGGATACGACTGGCACAGTTCCTTGCGGGTGTCCGGGTCTGCGGCGAGCCAGTCGGACTCAGCGTCCTTCGGGAGGACGACCGGCATCCGGTCGTGGATTGAGTTCATCAGGTCGTTCGGCTCTGTCGTGAGAATCGTGACGCACGAGATCGTCTCGTCGTCGCCCTCCCAGACGTCCCAGAGCCCGGCCATCGCGAATACGGGGTCGTCCTCCCGGTAAATCCGGTAGGGCTGCTTCGATCCGCCGTTCGGCGATTTCCATTCGTAGAACCCTGACGAGGGGACAAGGCAGGGACGTGATTCCCACGCCCGCTCGAAGACGCGTTTCTCGTCGGCAGTCTCGGAGTGAGCGTTGATGATGCCCTCCTCGGGTTCGTCCGCCCAGAACGGAATCAGCCCCCAGTGGTAGGCGTCAATCTCGTCGGGATCCTCGTTCGTGATGATGTGGAGGTCGTCGCCAGGCGCGATGTTGTATCGAGGTGTGTACCCGCCGTCCGCGACGACCTCGGCGTCGAAGCGAGCCTCGAGGTCGGCCTGGTCGATGAAAAGCGAGTTTCGGCCACACATACCTGAAAGTTCAGAGGGAGGCATCTTCAACGTGGTCGCACAGGAACTTCGCGGTACCGACGTACTTAACCAACATACGCCCCATTATGTACAGAGTATTGGTTAACGGAGGCAGTACTAGAGAAGCCAGATCTGGAAACTTCTCCGAACCAGGCGCACAATCCCGAAAATTCGGTGACAAATTCACCCACACCGTAACTCAGCAGTTCAGCCATGGCTTCGAGTTGATCCGGGGCAGTATACCCCCAGAATTCGATGGGGGACGACAGAGTATTTATACTCTTCTTCCGTTCTGGTGACTATGTCCAGACAGGTCTCGGATTATTTGTCTGAAATAAATGACCATATCTTTCTTCCCGGCCTCCAGCGGGAGTTTGTCTGGAATCCCAGGCAGATTGAGGAACTGTTCGATTCATTGATTCGAGACTATCCAATCGGAGCCATAACGGAATGGAGAGTTCGAGCGGCCAATATCAGCGACTACAACTCGTATAATTTCCTGCGGATGTACGTTGCCGATGACTATCGGCCGCCGGATCCAGTTTTGGCGGAATACGACCTCTACAATCAGGAGGTTGAAGACAAAGAACCGGAGATTCTGATTATAGACGGCCAGCAGCGCCTGAACTCGCTCTATATCGGTGTCGAGGGTGGAATTACCGTATATAATGGCGGACGGGGGAAGCCCAGTGATGAGCTTCAGTACTGGGAAGGCCAGCGGCTGTGTGTTGACCTATTCGGCCACCCAGAGTACGATCGCGACGATACAGCAGGCGACTACGAGTTTGAGTTCAAATCAACAGGGAAGTTTGGGGGCGCGGACGAGACCGGCTATTCTTTGACCGGCGAGACGCGACACCTGTGGATGCCGGTCGGGGAGTTATGGAACGGAGACGACGAAGGGGGCTCCGGGAACTCCACGGTACTTGAAGGAAGAGCACTGAGCGAAGTCGTCGATGAATACGTGGATACCGCCGAACTGAGGGCGGACAACGAAACCCGCTATCAACTGCGCAGTATTTCGATGGCCGTCGCGAGAGACATTACGAGCAACGTTCTACAAGACGATCTCGAAACGGACAGTACGAACAAGGATAGATCCGAAATTCCCGAGATATTCACGAGGCTGAATATGGAGGGCTCTGATCCGAAGCCCTACCAGCTCCTTCTCTCAAAACTAATGAGTTATTGGCCGTACGCGGAAGAGGAGAATGAGCGAATCAATCCTCGGGAGGTCATCCAAGATTGGATTGACGAATTTAAACAGAAGTTCCCTCAGTATGAACAAGAAATCGATCGAAAGCTGTTCCTCCGGTATACCGCATACCTAGTCGGAACAGACCTCCTCCGGAGCAATCTTAGCAGTATCGACGAAGAAAGAATGGACGAGATGCGCGAGCGGTGGCTGTATAATGAGCCCGTCGTTGCCGGACGGCGCTTCGAGTGGTTTCGGACATCGCTCGAGAAGGCATTCCAGACAGTAATCGAGAGCGGGATTCGGAGCTCGGTTATGAACACAATGCCGATCTTCGCCCTGCTTGGCGTGTTCTATTACCAGAACCCGGATGCTGAGGTCTCCGACGCGAACCGCGAGAGTGTTTTCCAGTTCGTCGCAAGAGCCCTCTTGCTGAACAAGTACTACCAGGTTCTGACCTACGGCAAGTGCCGCAACTGGATGCGATACCTTCGTGAATGGGAACCAGACACCAACGAACCAATCGTTTTCCCTGGAGACGAACTATTTGAATCAGAGAACATCAGCCCATCTGCTGAAGACATCCGTCGAGTCGTAGCCAACGCTCGTTACGAGAGCAGTCCAGGAGAGCCTGTATTTACCGACACAGACGTCACAGCAGTACTCGGCCTCATCGAGGAATCGTATACGCAATCGACGTCCACCAGTATTGGCGACTACTCGGTTGACCACATCTACCCGAAAAGCAGGAAAGAGTCCGTATCCGAATCTATTGGAGAGACTGTTGATCTTAATCGAATCGGGAATCTACAGCTGTTGCCACACGAGATGAACGAAGAGATCAAAAGCGACCAGTGGCCCCACGACTGGTTGGACGACCTCGGCAACGCCGAGGCCGAGCGTATCCAACGTGTCAATCAGTATCCCGATATCGAGCCGACCCCGGAGAACGCACAAGCGTTTATTCAGGCTCGCGAAGAGCAGATTACCGACTACTTGATAGACAAATACGTAAAGTAAAGAGAGAACTGCAAGTCGCAGTTTCCTTAGAATTTTCACAGAAATCAAACTGAGACACCGGCCTACTGAGCTCCCCACGTATTAACCAACAGGCAGAGGGCGTATGCATCCAATTGTTGGTTAACGGAGGAGGCGCCTCATATCGGAATTGTTCTCGGAAGTGTACATCCTAACACGAAAACACGCAAACAGCGACGCCACTCGTTGTATTCTGGTCGATTCCCTGAAACGCGGAAGCGACACGCCGCGGCTTATCGGGAATGTGGACCTCTAGTCGAGTATGGGAGAACACTCAACGTCGAACCGATTGGCGGTGGACCAGCCGACACGGGGCGCTGACCGCAATCGGTCCCTCGCTGACCAGGCCGATCCGACTACGGACGAAATGCTGCTGCCGCAACTCGACGACGGCATCACCCTACTCGACGTCGAAGGAGGCCGCGGCGTCCCGATCCTGCAGTCGCTCGTACTCGACCATCTCCTCCTGCAAGACGGGCCCGCCTTCTGGGTCGACGCAAACGGACACGCGACAACGACGACACTCGCTCAGATCGCGCCCAGCCAACGGTTGCTCAACCGAATCCACGTCGCCCGTGGATTTACCGCCTACCAACACTACGGCGCCGTCTGTGGTCTCCCGACGGCAGTGAACAAGTCGATCCAGATATCCACCACCGACGCCGGGACGGCCGGTCGAGGAGCACCAGGTCGTGACGAGGATACGTCGCCCCACACGCCCGCCCTCATCGTCGCCCCGGCCGTCGACGCCCAGTATCGCACCGACGATACCCTCGGCGAGACCCACGCGAAAACCCTTCAGGCTCGAACTCTCGCCCGGTTGGCGACCTACGCCGAGGGGTACGACATCCCGGTGCTCGTTACGCGAAACGAACGAAACGAATTCACCGAGCCAGTCGCGACGGTCGCCGACCACCATCTGGAGTGTGAGCAAACCCGGATGGGGCCACGGGTCGTCGGCGAAGACTTCGAGACGCTCGTCTATCCCGTCGACGACGGCGCGTACTACCAGACGACGTTCGCGTACTGGCGGCAGCTGCTCGCGGCACGCGCCACGCAGGTCGGCGTGGAACCGACGACGCCGGCGCCGTCGACGCCGACCCCGGAGGGTGTCGGAACGGGCGTCACAGCTGACGGTAAGACGGTCGCGGCCACCGCGGATCCCCTGCTCGATGCGTGGACGGCGACCGGGACAGGAGGGCGATAGCGATGGGGCGCACAAACCCGACGTACCGGGATGCACTCCGGGCCATCGAAGAGCGGTGGGCGGAGTTCCGCCGGGCACTGCGGCGTCGCGACCAGCCACGATTTGACCAGCTGTTCGAGTACGCCCGCGAGCACGCCGACGCGAGCGGACTGTTGAACCACCAGAACCCGCTGCTGCCGGCGCTACTCAGCATCGATCTCGAACAGGAGGCCCGCCTCGACGACCACGAAGAGCGCCTCGAGGAACTCGAAGCCGCGGTCGCAACAAGCGATGACCAGGAGAGTGCCCCACCGGACGCGAACCCGTGACGATGCCGTTCAGTATCGACTTTCTGGACGACGGCCGCGTCCTAGAGTGGGAGGCAACCGCCGACGGCGCCGTCGCGACCGAGCGCCAAGACTACACCCCACGCTTCTACGTCGCCGCTCGCGACCCAGAGACCGACCTCGACCTCACAACGCTCCAGTCGGTGTACGACCAGCACCCGGACGTCGTCGCGACCGAGATGGTTACGCGACGCCCCGGCTTTCGACGAGACGAGGAGACCGTTCTCGCGGTCAACGTCGCCCACATCGACCGCGTCACCCCACTCGCCCGGCAGGCACGCCAGCTGTCGGCCTATCCAGTCGGGGATCTCGCCTGCTTCAACGTGGACTTCTCGCGAGAGTTCCGATACTGTCTGGAGACCGGCGCCGATCCGACGCCGGCGAGCGAACTGTCGACGCTCCGGCTCAGCGTCCCAGTGACCGAAACGAGCAACGACGTCTACGGCGAGCTGACCGTCGCCGGCGACGCCGTCACCGGCTCGCCGACGGATATCCTGACCGCCGTCCAAGGGGCACTCGACGCGCACGATCCGGACGTCCTGGTCTGCTCAACCAGCGAGATCATCCCGACCCTGTACGAGATGGCGACGGACGCCGGCGTCGACGACTTCTCGCTGAGTCGGTGGCCGGACGTCGACTACCAGCAGCTCGCGAGCCGGTCGACGTACTCGAGCTACGGCCGCGTCGGCCACTCGCCGGCGCGGTACAACGTGCCCGGCCGGGCGATTATCGACGAGTCGAACACGTTCTTCTACGGGGAGACGAACCTCGACGGCGTCCTCGACCTCGTGTCGCGCTCGAAAAAACCCGTTCAGGAGCTCGCGTGGG contains the following coding sequences:
- a CDS encoding DUF262 domain-containing protein gives rise to the protein MSRQVSDYLSEINDHIFLPGLQREFVWNPRQIEELFDSLIRDYPIGAITEWRVRAANISDYNSYNFLRMYVADDYRPPDPVLAEYDLYNQEVEDKEPEILIIDGQQRLNSLYIGVEGGITVYNGGRGKPSDELQYWEGQRLCVDLFGHPEYDRDDTAGDYEFEFKSTGKFGGADETGYSLTGETRHLWMPVGELWNGDDEGGSGNSTVLEGRALSEVVDEYVDTAELRADNETRYQLRSISMAVARDITSNVLQDDLETDSTNKDRSEIPEIFTRLNMEGSDPKPYQLLLSKLMSYWPYAEEENERINPREVIQDWIDEFKQKFPQYEQEIDRKLFLRYTAYLVGTDLLRSNLSSIDEERMDEMRERWLYNEPVVAGRRFEWFRTSLEKAFQTVIESGIRSSVMNTMPIFALLGVFYYQNPDAEVSDANRESVFQFVARALLLNKYYQVLTYGKCRNWMRYLREWEPDTNEPIVFPGDELFESENISPSAEDIRRVVANARYESSPGEPVFTDTDVTAVLGLIEESYTQSTSTSIGDYSVDHIYPKSRKESVSESIGETVDLNRIGNLQLLPHEMNEEIKSDQWPHDWLDDLGNAEAERIQRVNQYPDIEPTPENAQAFIQAREEQITDYLIDKYVK
- a CDS encoding helicase-related protein, translated to MLSLPPLVDNANRTLEDAYKRIIPQIEEGRIATGYFYLSGFDLYREDLENLADPEELGHAPLRILMGRQTNRGTADEIGEGQNLKEELKREVRESISELNNAQIGRLDRLRDFIAEGEVSVRVRNPENGYFHAKGASFRAPLEDDEDWGQDEDEDTRPCATVVGSSNFTKSGHQNNIELNLTSQDRHKAEAFEEWYDNQWANAEEFSEEIIRIIENSEEYQDWKEQQEDESDQETSSEELGTYLEPFELYKLLAYDELSGNVNIRDSPLYYFQKLGYESAKEKLSQFNGCIVSDSVGLGKSFIGGELLHDYRQRGDHCLLIVPANLTDQWEDLLQNDTDEDGNPYFGLEVDGTHLDVMSISKFQNLSYDEVQDLKDEFDVLLIDEAHRFRNYGKWRPNPDHDDDYKGTRRHANLRQLRGKTMIMLTATPINNSATDLKNLISLFTSPEELRNKASLDFDAFDEYIELSETRKRIASGKEEVGDDEQQEITEQLQRHSSEISNILNEVMVLRTRKHVKDQIQDSEDFEMSFKPPKLNKQQYSLPAAYQPIYRMLPDVMDALHLPHITVKNPKAGSTLKALYKLNLLKRLESSTYAFVQSIETLHQSERQLLGLLGELPEDEDIDMLRTVREGDDSELSDFVEGADAAEDLEQTLEEFGFDTAAIQSEEGADTEGDELADATIGEVKTYIREDLTLLSYFLSQFIGDVARDAGDVSDYAVSTRQWLADHDAGVLPDIPEEEMNPILYPNSDLSEVDPATRDFYEAVFSLREFRDPKIDRLADVLTNHDQKVLIFTQYRATADYVYRTLCDNEDSPLTEANSAVVKGGDENKQDIIQRFAPEASGYQQTLAESGDSELQYVVATDTLSEGVNLQDVHVVVNYDLPWNPMRIVQRVGRVDRIGSTAEKHVHNFYPDGDIEAAIKLLKRLQAKINDIALIVGKENNILDPNEDQILEKTGVDTEKTIGELQVDEIEDSLQKSREIDDVNELDDTSKNPLLRNAGSNEHAAFERYLLKRELNEDYDLTAEDFEYAEDFFNDPPEEREFLYTNVTDHDAGPRPGVFALAHLWFDDDDHESPLGRVRRAFYYKPFADEVKERPVSTLNIDPSVDGEPITGHPDTVLSNRGEIQAVLDERLEVIREGQVEGAFKQGEAFSKEQETILDFISHYVQPNHGDEPAPVEEFETIGEWATDIEARLQEVKLANTDEDRILREIFRQNEQYDSFPEWPTGEFLSQLEEFLEENVEASTEYQTKLMGESDVQAKLVCWGVVGQ
- a CDS encoding Cdc6/Cdc18 family protein, which produces MIRDARVLRAGFVPREVEHRDAEVNHLSSVLEPITNGEPADTAIVTGPSGTGKTCISKFVTERLREEVLDVEAIYVNCWRNYTRFRTLYQILDDLGATIDIHRQSTPHDELVDRLQQHDGPRTVVILDEVDQLEDPSVIYDLHSLPQFAIICIANKEEELFSRVDDRLVSRLRSSEHVRMDKYHDEQLYDILSARAKWGLDEDVITDDQLYRIADAAAGDARLAIGILRTAAGKADRENHERITDDILLDAAEDARAQIKQKSLDSLTPHQRVVYDIVREHGPVGPSEIHERYTEDVDDPRTKRTIRTYLSKMEQYNLLEAEGTSRDREYSLVDSAAASPMQ
- a CDS encoding AAA domain-containing protein is translated as MATYLEQKKSQFESDPSGQVRLSDVEVQEEERWNPDDPAVALDHLIAVFRRRGLVRGDAVLLPVHEPESASLTGEYVLYTEDEYGHSLQYYNTDNEAPDFIEYDNASRSGLLYRLRFWDRRFSNPDDLLSDVLDDRPPYRPNPISAESPMSDDEYSTFVDETLEFVRTELLSQHQGDLDTIVGHGVDVDRSGGGVVRSTDIHRGPSTITCNVDLPSSESLGRMYEPVEDVYDIYEGNTVALLWEDDYGGTAVLDGIITRIDGRSIVIDDGFGTYNRESVDLSEVGQVTLRVVEKGVAERREYEAFKQLSERSESLLRGDSNIDFSSPLDLDFIPDLELNTYQERAAVDALCADDVFCIHGPPGTGKTRTLVTIIEHAVENGDTVLVCAHSNQAVDNIVAGESTTEVPDEASLHRIVQRFSAEDELREISMVRIGSSRQDVDSFVASRYYTPTSRLDSNIGSPNIIASTTNTAAVLDDRDDVNLDLVVIDEATQASGPATAVPFGWGNRVEETDHGRLRSVGYRTILAGDHRQLPPFVSDPEMRDRGLHASLFERLLDVYGEDLAQTLYRQYRMHESIAEFASQEFYDGRLEHGEDNRTATIDGLSPLLAIDDNSGEAQNSSSNSYHNPTEAQYVVAQVQRALNHDVDASDIGVITGYSDQREVIRSELVNSIEGLEYNSVDVETIDKFQGGQREVIIVSFTRSNTESDSGFLESPPQTARKRLNVAITRAKKRLVLIGDWETLSTPAVFRDSSESCADTFARLRDYLQDRDCMVSNRS
- a CDS encoding SOS response-associated peptidase, which gives rise to MCGRNSLFIDQADLEARFDAEVVADGGYTPRYNIAPGDDLHIITNEDPDEIDAYHWGLIPFWADEPEEGIINAHSETADEKRVFERAWESRPCLVPSSGFYEWKSPNGGSKQPYRIYREDDPVFAMAGLWDVWEGDDETISCVTILTTEPNDLMNSIHDRMPVVLPKDAESDWLAADPDTRKELCQSYPKDDLDAYEISTRVNNPGNDDPQVIEPLDHEQSGLGEFSS